The Polyangium mundeleinium genome contains the following window.
GCGGCGGAGTCGATCGACGGGGGCATGACGTGGAAGGTCTTCGACCTGCCCGAGCACGACGTCGAGCCGGGCGACGCCGCGACGCGCGCCTGCGGGCCCGTCGGGTGCGTGCTCGCGGGCTGGGTCCGCGTGGGCTGGGGCAAACCCGCGATCTCGGGGGATCTCGGCGCTGCCGAGGCGCCGCCTGCGCTCTACGTGCCGATGAAGACGACGCCGACGGTGCGGGTCTCGTGCGCGCCCGTGGGCAAACCCGTCACCGAGCCGCTCCCGGACAAGCCTGCGAAGAAGGAGGCCGCGCCCGCGCCGGTGCCGCCCGTGTTTGGGGGGTTTGGTGGGGGTGGCTTCGGCGGCTTCGGCCGGCCGCCGCCGCAGCCGCAGAAGACGCCCTGGAGCACGTTCCGCAACCTACCCGCGCCTGCGCTGGAGAAGGACGAGGTCGGGATCGACAACGGCGCGCCCTACGACCTCGTGAGCCTGCGCGCGTACGCCTGGGGCAAGAAGGGCTCGGACTGGGCGCGCACGGGGCACTTCCTGGTGCGGTTCGACGATCGCTTCGATCCCGCGGGCGGCGTTCGATCCACGGCGACGAGCGCGCCGCCCTGGCCCGACGAGACCTCGACCGCCGAAGGCATGGGCGTCGGCTCGTATCCGCTCGCGTCGTGGGGATCGTTCCTCGATCCGACCGGCCGCCACGCGCTGGCGCACGTGTGCCGGGGCACGAGCTGCTCGTTGCTCGCGGCGAGCGAGGGGCAACCGGTGCTGCTGTTGCGAGACGCGGCGGGGCGCACGGCGGGGTTTGCAAGGCCGCTGCCGCAAGGCGCGGTGCGCCTCGGCGAGAGCTGGTTCCTGCTCGTGCAGGGCGCGTCCTACGACACGGTCGCGCTCTACCGCGTGGATCTCGGCGTCCTGCGTCTCGTCACGTCGTTCTACCGGCCGAGCCCCTCGCGGTACGCCATGCCGGAGCCGCCGCGGCTCGTGCGTCGCGCGCTCGGGACGGGGCTCGGGTTGCTCGTGACGAGCATCCCGGAGCCGGGCGATCGCTTCGGCGGGATGTACGTGCACCCGGTCGATCCGGAGACGGGCGCCGTGGGCGAGCCGATCGCGCTCGGCAAGCGGGATCTCGGCGGCGTGCTGCCGCCGCGCTGCGCGGAAGGTCAGGACGGCTGGCTCATGGACACGTCGCTCGACGCGTCACCTGCCGTGGAGATCCCCGGCGGTCGGGCCGCGCTCGACTCGATCGAGATGCGGCTGCGCATCGATCCAGGAGCCGCCTGCGTGGAGGGAATCGCCGCGCGCCTCGACGGGACGTTCGTGCCCGACAAGGAAACGAAGGCGCAGCCCGCCGCAGACAAACCGTCGCCGGCTGGCACGGTGCCCCTCGCAGCGACGGAGCGATCGACGGGGCGGCGGTGGACGTTCGCCTGCAGTCGGCGCTAGTCAGGGCTTTTTCGCGACCACGATGTACTGGTCGGGCAAGGTCTCCTGGAGGACCTCGCCCTTCAACCCTGCGGCCTCGAGCTCGGCGATCATCGCCTCCGGCGTGATGCGGTGCTCCTTCGGCGGGCCCTTCGGGGCCTCCATCGTGAAGTCGACGATGACGAGGAGTCCGCCAGGCTTGAGGCCGTCCTTGATCTTCGCGGCGTAGTCCTTTCGGCCATCGATGTGGTGCCACGTGTCGACGATGAGCACGCGATCGACCGTGCCCTGTCCAAGCCCCGGATCCGAAAGCCCGACCTGACGCGCCTCCACGTTGTCGAGCTTCTCCTTCCCCACGCGCTCGCGCAGGTAGCGCACCATGTCGGCCTCGACGTCGAGGGCGAACACCTTGCCGCTCGGCCCGACGGCGCGCGAGAGGTGCGGCTCGAAGTACCCCGTGCCCGCGCCGATGTCCGCGACGACGAGCCCCGGCGACAGGCGCATCGCGGCGACGACCTCGGCCGGCTTCTGCCACGCGTCGCGCGCCGGATCGTCGAACTCCTTGGCCCAGTCCTCGGCCTTCTCGAAGCGATGCACGAGCGGACCGCCGTGCCCGTGATGGCCGCCGCCATGCCCGTGATGGCCGCCGCCGTGCCCGTGATGCGGTTGGTTGGGGGGCATCCTCGCGACGAGCTCGTCATGCGGCATGGTCTCCGCCGTGCTGTACACGGGCTTCGGGGGAGGTTCGCTCGCGCAGGCGATGACGGGGAGCAGGAGGAGACAAGCGTAGGGCCGCATCGGACGATGCGTTAGCACGCCGCCGGTTCCCCGCCCGGAGGAAAGCGGGCGTTGAAGGCGCGGTGGATGGCGACCGCCGGATCGTCGGAGAGCGCGAGATCCCGCTCGCGGTAACCGGTCCCGATCGACAGGACCGTCACGTCGCGCCGCTCGACCCGGAAGCTGACGCGGAAGTCCTTGTGCGCGAGGCGCAAGGTCCCGTCGGGCAACGCGCGGATGCGGCGGTAGGGGTGCGGCTGCGGGCCGAGGCGCAGCGTGCGCGTGACGGGCGTGACGAGGTCGACCCCGTGTTCGTCCTTCAGGTATGCGGCCTGCGCCGCGGCGTGCGGGCTCCACGTGACGGAAAAACCCGGCTCCGGATCCGCGGGGGCCTCGCCCGCGCTCTCGTTCTCCCCGGCGAGCGATTCGAGCCAGCCCGTGCGCGCGCCGGGGCGCGCCTCCGCGTAGGGGATGTAGGGCTTGATGTCGAGCACCGGGCTCTCGTCGATCATGTCGACGTCGCGCACGTGGATCACGAGCCCCTCGACCGAGACGAGCCGCACGAGCGAGAGGCCGATGGGGTTCGGCCGATGCGGCGATCGCGTGGCGAGCACGCCGCGGCGTTTGCCGGCGCTGCGCGGGGGCAACACCTTGGGCCTCCAGTGGTACGTGCCGGGGGCTCCGCTCGTCGGAGCCGAACTCTGCCCCCGGACCCCCGCGTTGAGGTGGAAGCAGAAGATGACCCAGAGGTACTCCCAGCCTTCGAGGTCACTCACCGCGTGTTCGAGTCCGAGGCCGGCCGCGAGCTCGATGCGGCCCTCGGCGCCTTCCGAGGCGTGCGGCTGGCGTGGCGTGCTCACGCGATCGGGGAAGGGCGTGCGCAGGATCCCGATCGGCGTGAGCGAGAACGGCTGGAGACGGGGATCGTCGGGGGACAAGCGCTCCGCATTTGGGATGCGGAGCGCCGGATGTCAATTCACTCGGTCCACATCGACTCGGACTCGCCCATCGTCCGGTAGTTCGCGTCGATGTGGTTCATGAGCTCGAGCCACCACGACTCGAGCTTCGCGCCGCTCTGGAGCGGGCTCTCGCCGAAGAATGTGCCGCGGATGCACTCGGCCTTGCCGTCCGGCCCGACGCGGCAGCGGCCGTCGACGAAGACGAGGATCATCTTCGGCAAGCGGCTCTCCACGCTGTCCGTCGGCGCGTTCATGAACGTCTTGATCAAGGTCGCCGCCGCGACGAGATCCTTCGGCTCCTGGCCGTAGCCGTGGAGCGCGTAGACGACCGGGTAGCGCCGCTCCTTCTGCGTCTTGTGTGCGTAGCCGGGCGGCAGCGCGACGCTGACCGGGCCGACGCGGCCGAGCGTCGATTTGAACTCGAACGAGCAGGCGCCCTGGACCTCGCACGCTTCGGCCTCCGGATCCGCGTCGTCGTTGCTCTCCAGCACGAGCGTGCGCAGGTCCTGATCGGGCCAGCGCGAGCTGATGAAGTAGAGCGCGCCCTGCAAGCGGGCGACGAGCTCGTTCGCCGTGCCCACGTGCTGGCCGCTGCCGTTCTCGATGTCGTCGGCCGTCGGATCGAGCTTGCCGTACCGCTGGAGCACGATGCCGGGCAGATCCTCGTAGGGCACGCGCGAAGGCGCGTAGCCGTTCAAGTTGCCTGGCACGAGCTCGGGCTGCTGCGTGAAGTCCGAGAAGTACGTGACGTTCCGCTTGCGCGCGCCGAACGCGCCCGTGAGGTGCTGCGCGCTCACCGCGAAGTTGAAGAGGTCGCGCGTGCCGCCGTCGGTCCACACGTCGATGCGACGCAGCGCCGCGTCGTCGAGCTCGCCACCGGGCGGCGCCTCGCGCGTGATGCGATGCACGATCGAGTGCGCGTCGCGCTCCCAGAACCGGTCGAGCCCGCTCGCGACCGTGAACTTCCCGTCGCCCTCGCCCACGTCGTAGCCGTCGCCCGCTTTTTGCCATCCGCCGGGCGGCTGCTGCTTTGTGCCGGCCACGCCGTCGAGGCCCACGTCCTTCCACGGCTCGCCGTCGTCGAAGCGCATGTTGCGCTCGGTGCCGCCCGGGTTGTACTGCGCGTCGTAGTCGTCGCCGGCCGGATCCTCGTTCACGCCGGGCATGTAGCCGGGCTCCATGTTGCTCGGGATCCCGTCCTTGCCGACGTCGTCCCAGGGCTCGTGGCCGGCGCGGATGATCGGCTCGAGCTCGTCGCGCTTGCCGTTGCCGTTGTAGTCGACCGCGAGCG
Protein-coding sequences here:
- a CDS encoding class I SAM-dependent methyltransferase, producing the protein MRPYACLLLLPVIACASEPPPKPVYSTAETMPHDELVARMPPNQPHHGHGGGHHGHGGGHHGHGGPLVHRFEKAEDWAKEFDDPARDAWQKPAEVVAAMRLSPGLVVADIGAGTGYFEPHLSRAVGPSGKVFALDVEADMVRYLRERVGKEKLDNVEARQVGLSDPGLGQGTVDRVLIVDTWHHIDGRKDYAAKIKDGLKPGGLLVIVDFTMEAPKGPPKEHRITPEAMIAELEAAGLKGEVLQETLPDQYIVVAKKP
- the tsaA gene encoding tRNA (N6-threonylcarbamoyladenosine(37)-N6)-methyltransferase TrmO, which codes for MSPDDPRLQPFSLTPIGILRTPFPDRVSTPRQPHASEGAEGRIELAAGLGLEHAVSDLEGWEYLWVIFCFHLNAGVRGQSSAPTSGAPGTYHWRPKVLPPRSAGKRRGVLATRSPHRPNPIGLSLVRLVSVEGLVIHVRDVDMIDESPVLDIKPYIPYAEARPGARTGWLESLAGENESAGEAPADPEPGFSVTWSPHAAAQAAYLKDEHGVDLVTPVTRTLRLGPQPHPYRRIRALPDGTLRLAHKDFRVSFRVERRDVTVLSIGTGYRERDLALSDDPAVAIHRAFNARFPPGGEPAAC